Proteins found in one Salvia splendens isolate huo1 chromosome 10, SspV2, whole genome shotgun sequence genomic segment:
- the LOC121752799 gene encoding uncharacterized protein LOC121752799, translating into MPPRRRRGPRVENNVGEQTKGSVGNPPPPPPPPLPQPNEREYIKAFRKENPPKFDGLGEPPKAEAWVRDIERVFEFMGCTDRERLACVTYQLTGPADFWWETKKRTMDPARREALTWEEFKEEVYNKYVPMSYRRAKVVEFHTLKQGSMTVTEYDRALCEMTRYAPELVDTNEKMAAKFRSGLRPEIRVAVASRRGIPYSENHGRQIVPHQRGNRREHPTVMGAPSIMLGSAELEAFGVMPAVETGTCLESAQTTTKVE; encoded by the exons ATGCCCCCaagacgtagacgtggtccGCGTGTGGAGAACAATGTGGGGGAACAGACAAAAGGAAGTGTTGGGAATCCgcccccgcctccaccaccacctctaccccaaccaaacgaAAGGGAGTACATCAAAGCCTTTCGGAAAGAGAACCCACCCAAGTTCGATGGATTGGGAGAGCCCCCGAAGGCGGAGGCATGGGTACGTGACATTGAGCGTGTCTTTGAGTTTATGGGATGCACGGACAGAGAACGCCTGGCTTGCGTGACGTATCAGCTGACAGGACCCgctgacttttggtgggaaacgaagaagagAACTATGGACCCCGCTCGCCGTGAGGCGCTTACTTGGGAGGAGTTTAAGGAAGAAGTTTACAATAAGTATGTTCCCATGAGTTATCGACGGGCGAAGGTAGTGGAGTTCCACACTTTAAAACAAGGAAGTATGACGGTCACGGAGTACGACCGCGCCCTATGTGAGATGACTCGTTATGCGCCAGAATTGGTGGATACAAACGAGAAGATGGCCGCGAAGTTCCGTTCCGGCCTTAGGCCAGAGATAAGGGTAGCGGTGGCAAGTCGCaggggaattccttattccgag AATCATGGGCGCCAAATTGTGCCACATCAGAGGGGAAACCGCAGAGAACATCCTACTGTAATGGGTGCTCCAAGCATCATGTTGGGGAGTGCCGAGTTGGAGGCATTCGGTGTTATGCCTGCGGTGGAAACGGGCACGtgtctcgagagtgcccaaacaacaacaaaggtGGAGTGA